A stretch of DNA from Thermodesulfobacteriota bacterium:
GGCATTCCTGCCCTGGAACGTCATCGACCGGAGCCCCCTGAACCCCCGGCGGCACTTCGCCCCGGAGCCCCTCGAGGAGCTCGCCGAGAGCATCGTCACGGCGGGCGGGGTCAAGCAGAGCCTCCTGGTGCGGCCGCGCCCCGACCTCCCGGGCAGCTACTGGCTCATCGCCGGCGAGCGCCGGCACCGGGCGGTGGGGCTCCTGGTGGAGGCCGGGCGGCTGCCGGTCGACGTCGCCCTGCCGGTCCGGGTGGAGGCCGGCTGCGACGACGCCCGGCACCTC
This window harbors:
- a CDS encoding ParB N-terminal domain-containing protein codes for the protein MSEPARKMKTEGTNGVRGGRKKANPAELHLADRLAEARGRRTREGAAAAPATVEELAPESARDLAFLPWNVIDRSPLNPRRHFAPEPLEELAESIVTAGGVKQSLLVRPRPDLPGSYWLIAGERRHRAVGLLVEAGRLPVDVALPVRVEAGCDDARHL